The following proteins are encoded in a genomic region of Dialister hominis:
- a CDS encoding IS30 family transposase, protein MDQNHFTTDTLRKKGAHLTFEERVIIQTRLRDKQSYRSIAREIGCCVNTVRNEVKRGKVLCYNGKVERYRAADGQSTYEAHRENCGRKCDAIAKGAFLDYVQKRLQEHHWSLDACFGRALVTGEFQRGEMVCTKTLYNYVTLGLLGKIKSIDLPLRVKRKNARKRVRERKKKFGRSIDERDPSVDERQDFGHWECDLVLGSRSKDEVLLTLVERKTRCSLIRKLPNKESASVIAAFRKLKDGMFRGCFSRVFLSITTDNGSEFSSLSELEKLSHTRIYYAHPYCSSDKGTNENHNGLFRRFLPKGKKIQDYPVEYISRVECWANTLPRKILGYKTPEECFREEMLAALTA, encoded by the coding sequence ATGGATCAAAATCATTTTACCACGGATACGTTACGCAAAAAAGGGGCTCATTTAACTTTTGAGGAACGAGTCATTATCCAAACGCGTCTCCGCGACAAGCAATCGTATCGGAGCATAGCCCGTGAGATTGGGTGCTGTGTCAATACGGTACGCAACGAGGTGAAGCGTGGCAAGGTTCTTTGCTATAACGGCAAGGTGGAACGCTATCGCGCAGCAGACGGGCAAAGCACCTATGAGGCGCATCGCGAAAACTGTGGTCGCAAATGCGACGCCATAGCAAAGGGAGCATTCCTCGACTATGTGCAGAAGAGACTTCAGGAACATCACTGGTCGCTCGATGCCTGCTTTGGCAGGGCACTGGTTACGGGAGAATTTCAACGTGGCGAGATGGTCTGTACGAAAACCCTGTACAACTATGTCACGCTGGGGCTCCTAGGAAAAATCAAGAGTATTGACCTGCCCTTGCGCGTCAAGCGAAAAAACGCCAGGAAGCGGGTTCGTGAGCGTAAGAAGAAGTTCGGCCGCAGTATAGATGAGCGCGATCCTTCTGTGGATGAGCGTCAGGATTTCGGGCATTGGGAGTGTGACCTTGTACTGGGATCTCGCTCAAAGGACGAAGTACTGCTGACTCTGGTTGAGCGCAAGACACGCTGTTCCCTCATCAGAAAACTGCCCAACAAGGAAAGTGCCTCTGTAATAGCAGCCTTCAGAAAATTGAAGGATGGAATGTTCCGCGGCTGTTTCAGCCGAGTGTTCCTCAGCATTACGACAGACAATGGCAGTGAGTTTTCTAGCCTGTCGGAGCTAGAGAAACTAAGTCACACACGGATCTATTATGCGCATCCGTACTGCTCCAGCGACAAAGGTACGAATGAGAATCACAACGGCTTATTCCGTCGATTTCTTCCCAAAGGGAAGAAAATCCAGGATTACCCAGTGGAATACATTTCCAGAGTAGAGTGCTGGGCCAACACCCTGCCAAGAAAAATACTCGGCTATAAGACACCCGAGGAGTGCTTTAGGGAAGAAATGCTTGCAGCACTTACTGCATAA
- a CDS encoding IS5 family transposase, whose product MELHKKGFYRQPGGLQLSSDNRWVQLADSLEWNKYEERYAEQFPSKTGRPGIPFRIAFGAYIIQKATGASDRKLCELIAENSYYQYFLGLPSFQPECPFTYSAMVYFRKRFTPEFLMEVNEMILAASDVTPEHREDKLEVPDGTALPDNMGTLILDATCSPSNIRYPQDFSLLNEAREHLEGIIDYFNDTYHPWAKPRTYREIARKDYLKLAKSKRRSAKAVRMQIRRELFNLARDMRYIEQYLAAGYELPEKYRQLYQTIQKLYEQQKYMYDHKTHRIEHRIVSLRQPHLRPIVRGKVKAPVEFGAKYDVSIDEKGHARMEKLSFDPYNEGNVLTDAVERYKTRTGHYPTKVLVDQIYRTRTNRELCKQRGIRMSGPRLGRPPKEKQKPTKEEYQDNVDIIEVERFFSLDKHCYGAGLIMTKLPETTLSSIAMSVLVGNLFRIPTGSLFLLYFVDSGAESESQHYMELAD is encoded by the coding sequence ATCGAACTGCATAAGAAAGGATTTTATCGCCAACCGGGTGGGCTCCAGCTTTCCTCCGACAATAGATGGGTTCAGCTGGCGGATTCCCTTGAGTGGAACAAGTATGAAGAACGCTATGCTGAACAGTTCCCTTCTAAAACAGGACGTCCGGGAATTCCTTTTCGTATTGCCTTTGGCGCATATATTATCCAGAAGGCAACCGGAGCTTCCGACAGGAAATTATGTGAGCTCATTGCAGAAAATTCATATTATCAGTATTTCCTTGGGCTCCCATCTTTTCAGCCTGAATGCCCGTTCACCTACTCTGCTATGGTGTATTTTAGAAAGAGATTCACGCCTGAGTTCCTTATGGAAGTCAATGAAATGATTCTGGCAGCGTCTGATGTAACGCCGGAACACAGGGAGGATAAGTTGGAGGTGCCTGATGGCACTGCTCTCCCCGACAATATGGGGACCTTGATTCTGGATGCGACCTGTTCTCCTTCGAATATCCGGTATCCTCAGGATTTCTCGCTTCTCAATGAAGCCAGGGAGCATCTGGAGGGGATAATTGACTATTTCAATGATACCTACCATCCCTGGGCTAAGCCAAGGACTTACCGGGAAATCGCAAGAAAGGACTATCTGAAGCTGGCAAAGTCCAAGAGAAGGTCTGCAAAAGCTGTCAGAATGCAGATTCGGCGGGAGTTATTCAATCTTGCCCGTGATATGCGCTATATCGAACAGTACCTTGCGGCAGGCTATGAGCTTCCGGAGAAGTATCGGCAGTTGTACCAGACCATTCAGAAGCTGTATGAGCAGCAGAAGTACATGTATGACCACAAGACACATCGAATCGAGCATAGGATTGTCAGCCTGCGTCAGCCCCATCTGAGGCCCATTGTACGCGGCAAGGTCAAGGCACCGGTAGAATTTGGCGCCAAGTACGATGTGAGCATTGATGAAAAGGGACACGCCCGGATGGAAAAGCTGTCATTCGACCCTTACAATGAAGGCAACGTTCTGACTGATGCAGTGGAACGGTATAAAACCCGTACCGGCCATTATCCTACGAAGGTGCTGGTCGATCAGATTTATCGCACTCGCACAAACCGAGAGTTATGCAAGCAGCGTGGAATTCGCATGTCCGGGCCTCGCTTAGGGCGTCCGCCAAAAGAGAAACAGAAGCCAACAAAGGAAGAATACCAGGACAATGTCGATATAATCGAGGTTGAGCGCTTCTTCAGCTTAGATAAGCACTGCTATGGTGCCGGTCTTATCATGACTAAACTGCCGGAGACGACGTTGTCTTCTATCGCCATGTCTGTTCTTGTGGGGAATCTGTTCAGAATCCCCACGGGGTCTCTTTTTTTGCTCTATTTTGTGGATTCAGGGGCAGAATCAGAGTCTCAGCACTATATGGAGTTAGCAGACTGA
- a CDS encoding IS3 family transposase, with product MVALSGSFPVELLCERLGIPRSSFYYWLYHTRHPSEQKNRLLDTIELLKEWHKKYPSHGYRWLRAKLLLDTGLFMSESYAYKCCRLAGIKSVSKHYKYKKPGESRTYPNLLLAGINIDGPSQCIVSDMTAFYVKNTYYELTIYMDLWNNEIVAHALSSRRGDRMTYINGLHDYLEFTKKFPGVKHILHSDQGSVYASKDFNQLLPAYNITRSMSRAGTPTDNAAMESINGWMKAELFSDFHITSTEGVAGQIDEYVKFFNEERPAYALEYLTPKQYREKYGF from the coding sequence ATCGTCGCGCTTTCCGGCTCCTTCCCTGTCGAATTGCTTTGTGAAAGGCTGGGTATTCCGCGTAGCAGCTTCTACTATTGGCTGTATCATACCAGGCATCCTTCTGAACAAAAGAATCGTCTTTTGGATACCATAGAACTGCTCAAGGAATGGCATAAGAAGTATCCATCCCACGGATACCGCTGGCTAAGGGCCAAGCTTCTGCTTGACACAGGCCTCTTCATGTCTGAATCATACGCCTATAAATGCTGTCGTTTGGCCGGGATCAAGAGTGTTTCCAAACACTATAAGTACAAAAAGCCTGGTGAATCCAGGACTTATCCAAATCTGCTGCTTGCAGGGATTAACATAGATGGGCCCTCGCAATGTATTGTGTCTGACATGACTGCATTCTACGTAAAGAACACATACTATGAGCTGACGATATATATGGATCTTTGGAATAACGAGATTGTCGCCCACGCACTTTCCTCAAGGCGTGGAGACCGTATGACATATATTAACGGACTGCACGACTACCTTGAATTTACGAAGAAATTCCCCGGCGTTAAGCATATTCTTCATTCTGATCAGGGATCAGTATATGCATCAAAGGATTTCAACCAGCTGCTCCCGGCGTATAACATCACACGATCCATGTCCAGAGCAGGAACGCCAACGGATAATGCAGCCATGGAATCCATTAATGGATGGATGAAAGCCGAGCTGTTTTCAGATTTTCATATTACTTCAACAGAGGGCGTAGCGGGTCAGATTGATGAATACGTCAAGTTCTTTAATGAAGAGCGCCCGGCATATGCACTGGAGTACCTTACACCAAAGCAGTACAGAGAAAAATATGGTTTTTAA
- a CDS encoding IS1182 family transposase has product MKNNNTSNHFTAEQGILPMFPSEILNVDDPVLMYDRFMEEIDLKKYLRYIPTRGAGRPRYNPVNMLKTIIYGFAEEGYCSFRKLEDNCRVNIRYMYLMNYEAPSYRTFCHFVKGFLKYSLKDIFYSITKELCGKLNVDLQHIYIDGSKFEANANKYSWVWKKSAEKSRYKHFAKITSLFELLNDDLKYDHMSVNINTEYAPDYLRLVLDKLKEIWQIDETAFVHGSGHRKSDHQRKYEQLKAYTSKLEEYVEKIQICGTSRNSYSKTDTDATFMRIKSDYMGNDQLLPAYNVQIGVADEFIAVIDVNQYRSDMDCFVPLMEEFHEVYGAYPKYPVADAGYGSFNNYIYCEQHGMEKYMKFPMYKKETKDKKYHTNPFRPINFRVDENGTIRCPNDRAFKFIYRHLVRGNLYGRQEEVFECEDCQGCPLAEQCKKTPKNKRISLSRERNNMYQEVQDNLESIHGALLRMNRSIQAEGTFGIMKHDRWYKRIVRKGIDSVKAELYLVALGYNLRKYITKIMRIRIAA; this is encoded by the coding sequence ATGAAAAATAACAACACTAGCAATCATTTTACCGCAGAACAAGGCATTTTGCCAATGTTTCCCTCTGAGATTCTCAATGTCGATGATCCTGTTTTAATGTATGACAGATTTATGGAGGAAATCGATCTTAAAAAGTACCTTCGTTACATACCGACGCGTGGCGCTGGCAGACCCAGGTATAATCCCGTCAACATGCTGAAAACGATCATCTATGGTTTCGCAGAAGAAGGATATTGCTCTTTTAGAAAACTTGAAGATAATTGCAGGGTTAATATCAGATATATGTACCTGATGAATTATGAAGCCCCATCCTATCGGACATTCTGTCATTTCGTGAAGGGCTTTCTTAAGTATTCTCTCAAGGATATCTTTTATTCAATTACGAAAGAACTCTGCGGCAAACTCAACGTGGATTTGCAGCATATATATATTGACGGTTCCAAGTTTGAAGCGAACGCAAATAAATACAGCTGGGTATGGAAGAAATCCGCTGAAAAATCCCGCTACAAGCATTTTGCCAAGATTACCAGCCTTTTTGAGTTACTCAATGATGATCTTAAGTATGACCATATGAGTGTAAACATCAATACAGAATACGCTCCGGACTATCTGCGTCTGGTATTGGATAAATTAAAAGAAATCTGGCAGATTGATGAGACGGCCTTTGTTCATGGAAGCGGGCATCGCAAGTCCGATCATCAACGCAAGTATGAGCAGCTTAAGGCATATACATCAAAACTTGAAGAATATGTTGAGAAGATACAGATATGCGGTACTTCCAGAAACAGTTATTCGAAGACCGATACGGATGCAACATTCATGCGAATCAAGTCGGACTACATGGGAAATGATCAGCTTCTGCCTGCATACAATGTCCAAATAGGTGTTGCCGATGAATTTATTGCCGTAATTGATGTTAACCAGTATCGTTCAGATATGGATTGCTTCGTACCGCTGATGGAGGAATTCCACGAAGTCTATGGGGCTTATCCTAAGTATCCTGTGGCAGATGCAGGATATGGATCTTTCAACAATTACATCTATTGCGAGCAGCACGGTATGGAAAAGTATATGAAATTCCCCATGTACAAGAAAGAAACGAAAGACAAGAAATACCATACCAATCCGTTTCGGCCAATAAACTTTAGAGTTGATGAGAATGGAACCATCCGTTGTCCAAATGACAGGGCTTTCAAATTTATCTATAGACATCTGGTCAGAGGGAACTTATACGGCAGGCAGGAGGAAGTATTTGAATGCGAAGACTGCCAAGGATGCCCGCTGGCAGAGCAATGTAAAAAGACCCCGAAGAACAAAAGAATCTCATTGAGCAGAGAACGGAATAACATGTACCAGGAGGTTCAGGATAATCTGGAAAGCATCCATGGAGCCCTGCTAAGAATGAACCGGTCAATCCAGGCTGAAGGAACTTTTGGAATCATGAAACATGACAGATGGTACAAAAGAATCGTCAGAAAAGGGATAGATTCTGTAAAAGCCGAGTTATACCTGGTAGCACTTGGCTATAATTTAAGGAAATACATCACAAAAATAATGCGTATAAGGATTGCCGCCTAA
- a CDS encoding DUF6448 family protein — translation MINTIMEMTAIKGLARKAALGLAVGMLLLAPVAAEAHCDTMDGPTVKDALKAMKTDNVNYALKWVQPRYEGEVTRAFNLSMKVMDINADTRNLAEQYFFEILLRDHRAGEGAPFEGVKPHGTPIDERVKAADRSIEEGNLKPLEHLVDKDKQPELERRFQRVMALRDFDVNDLEAGREYIEAYVQFFKFAEGEEDEHHGVHGHGGHEALHGQE, via the coding sequence ATGATTAACACAATTATGGAAATGACAGCGATAAAAGGTCTGGCGAGGAAAGCGGCCCTTGGGCTGGCGGTGGGAATGCTGCTGCTGGCGCCGGTGGCGGCGGAGGCCCACTGCGATACCATGGACGGGCCGACGGTGAAGGATGCCCTGAAGGCCATGAAAACGGATAATGTGAATTATGCGCTGAAGTGGGTGCAGCCCCGGTATGAGGGGGAAGTGACCCGGGCATTTAATCTGAGCATGAAGGTGATGGATATCAATGCAGATACCAGAAATCTGGCAGAGCAGTATTTCTTTGAAATCCTCCTCCGGGACCACCGGGCCGGAGAGGGGGCGCCTTTTGAAGGGGTGAAGCCCCATGGAACGCCGATTGATGAGAGGGTGAAGGCGGCGGACAGGAGCATTGAAGAAGGAAATCTGAAGCCCCTGGAACATCTGGTGGATAAGGATAAGCAGCCGGAGCTGGAGCGCCGTTTCCAGCGGGTCATGGCCCTCAGGGATTTCGACGTGAATGACCTTGAGGCGGGCCGGGAATACATTGAGGCCTATGTGCAGTTCTTTAAATTTGCAGAGGGAGAGGAGGACGAACATCACGGAGTACATGGCCATGGCGGCCATGAAGCCCTGCATGGACAGGAATAA
- a CDS encoding cupin domain-containing protein, protein MMDTIQENEIFNLADKVDYQDGAFHPLVIDSNDKAEHVLMAVDKGVLIPDHKAPSDLIFQALEGEAVLHVGGKDLNVKKGDFLYLKEGTLHHLQAVTKFKFSMVRIYK, encoded by the coding sequence ATGATGGACACAATTCAGGAAAACGAAATTTTCAATCTGGCAGATAAGGTGGATTATCAGGACGGTGCTTTCCATCCGCTGGTGATTGACAGCAATGACAAGGCGGAGCACGTGCTCATGGCAGTGGATAAGGGAGTGCTGATTCCGGACCACAAAGCGCCGTCGGACCTCATTTTCCAGGCCCTGGAAGGGGAAGCGGTGCTTCATGTGGGAGGAAAAGACCTCAACGTGAAGAAGGGAGATTTCCTCTATCTGAAGGAAGGCACCCTTCACCATCTGCAGGCGGTGACGAAGTTCAAGTTCTCCATGGTGAGAATCTACAAATAA
- a CDS encoding Crp/Fnr family transcriptional regulator — MKEHHCTSIVPLFNHLSEEEQDKIESLVIHRHFNKGETVWQPGDDPLLIIVASGSMKVYMIAGNGREQLLRLLTPGSYEGANALLGARAQDLFIDTLEATDACLLRKSDFTALLEKTPKLALKLLEINAQRMADTENQTRFLMMERVETRLSAYLLSLSLLSGGAADLEIPMKMKDLSAYLGTTPETLSRKLHLLEETNLISRKGKKSSAMLKLDRGGIRI, encoded by the coding sequence ATGAAAGAACATCACTGCACATCCATCGTCCCCCTTTTCAACCACCTTTCCGAAGAGGAACAGGACAAAATCGAAAGCCTCGTCATTCACCGCCACTTCAACAAAGGCGAAACCGTCTGGCAGCCGGGAGACGACCCCCTCCTCATCATCGTGGCATCGGGCTCTATGAAAGTCTACATGATTGCAGGAAACGGGAGGGAACAGCTCCTCCGCCTCCTCACCCCCGGCAGCTACGAAGGCGCCAACGCCCTCCTAGGCGCCAGAGCCCAGGACCTCTTCATCGACACTTTGGAAGCCACCGACGCCTGCCTCCTCCGGAAAAGCGACTTCACCGCCCTCCTTGAGAAAACCCCAAAGCTGGCCCTGAAACTTCTGGAAATCAACGCCCAGCGCATGGCGGACACAGAAAACCAGACCCGCTTCCTCATGATGGAAAGAGTAGAAACCAGACTTTCCGCCTACCTTCTGAGCCTCTCCCTCCTAAGCGGCGGCGCGGCGGACCTGGAAATCCCCATGAAAATGAAAGACCTCTCCGCCTACCTGGGCACCACCCCCGAAACCCTCTCCCGTAAACTCCACCTGCTGGAAGAAACGAACCTCATCAGCCGGAAAGGGAAGAAATCGAGTGCTATGCTAAAACTGGACAGGGGTGGGATAAGAATTTAG
- a CDS encoding IS3 family transposase — MTLQGSGELTFPSGGGAVGRRGGDADKKLDQLTEVSGGQFMYSHEERLKAVKLHVDSGMGLKGIMRTLGYPHDIKVLRQWCREFKFSREIHEVDGFDDGYSLKQKTLAVKYFVNCGDLRRTIREIGYPSSTQRLKIWVEKYNLNENDHWQADQNPVKWGQDRQTGSSPLIQENPFEEIEIASNAIYKDLGFLEELFQRRLATMSKKDSEVTIESLKEEMQVLLRNMENLRKENKALLKANQSLGEKTKSLDEKCQTLAKEYKELGEQTLIKRIEYEALEIAAETIKKEEGISLKTLTNREKAIVIDALLSRSKYPLKKLLTVLNMAKASYFYQKSAMKAGDKYAEIRETIKDKFKKNRSVYGYRRIWLALRKDGKILSEKLVRRFMKEDHLVPYRKKAKKYSSYKGEISPAPNLVNRNFHADELGKLLLTDITEFHISAGKVYLSAITDVFDGKIVAWTIGTSPNAKLVNTMLVKAREALGDDKHPIVHSDRGIHYQWPGWIALMKKFGWTRSMSKKGCSPDNAACEGVFGRVKNEMFYNRSWIGVSIKEFIAYLDDYLHWYNEDRIKITLGGMSPVEYRESLGIM, encoded by the coding sequence ATGACTCTACAAGGAAGCGGAGAGCTGACCTTCCCCTCCGGGGGAGGTGCCGTAGGCAGAAGGGGTGGGGACGCGGACAAAAAGTTGGACCAATTGACAGAGGTGTCAGGAGGTCAATTTATGTATTCGCATGAAGAGCGCTTAAAGGCAGTCAAACTGCACGTCGATTCGGGCATGGGGCTCAAAGGCATTATGAGAACGCTCGGCTATCCTCACGACATAAAAGTGTTGCGTCAATGGTGCCGGGAATTCAAGTTCTCCAGAGAGATTCACGAAGTAGACGGATTTGATGACGGATATTCTCTCAAACAAAAAACATTAGCCGTCAAATACTTCGTAAATTGCGGCGATCTGCGGCGCACCATCAGGGAAATAGGCTATCCCAGCAGCACGCAGAGATTGAAAATATGGGTTGAGAAATACAACCTTAACGAAAACGATCATTGGCAAGCTGACCAGAACCCTGTAAAATGGGGGCAAGATCGACAGACGGGAAGCAGTCCACTGATTCAGGAGAATCCATTCGAAGAAATTGAGATAGCCTCTAACGCTATCTACAAGGACTTAGGCTTCCTCGAGGAATTGTTCCAAAGGAGGCTGGCAACAATGTCTAAAAAGGACTCGGAAGTAACGATTGAATCTTTAAAAGAAGAAATGCAAGTACTGCTTAGAAATATGGAAAACCTCCGCAAAGAGAATAAAGCATTGCTGAAAGCCAATCAGTCACTGGGAGAGAAGACGAAGTCTCTTGATGAAAAGTGCCAGACACTTGCGAAAGAGTATAAGGAGCTTGGCGAGCAGACTCTTATTAAACGGATCGAGTACGAAGCCCTCGAGATAGCTGCAGAAACAATAAAAAAAGAAGAGGGCATCAGTCTAAAAACACTGACCAATCGGGAAAAAGCCATCGTGATTGATGCCCTTCTGAGCCGCAGCAAGTATCCCCTGAAGAAACTGCTGACGGTGCTAAATATGGCTAAAGCCTCATATTTCTACCAGAAATCCGCTATGAAGGCGGGAGATAAATATGCGGAAATACGCGAAACCATCAAAGACAAATTTAAGAAGAACCGGTCGGTTTATGGTTACCGGAGAATCTGGTTAGCGCTCAGAAAAGATGGGAAAATTCTTTCTGAGAAGCTCGTCCGCCGCTTTATGAAAGAGGATCATCTGGTTCCATACCGCAAAAAAGCTAAAAAGTATAGCTCCTACAAAGGAGAAATTTCACCTGCCCCTAATCTCGTTAACAGGAATTTTCATGCCGACGAATTAGGAAAGCTGCTTCTCACAGATATTACGGAATTCCACATATCTGCAGGGAAAGTATACCTGTCAGCTATAACTGACGTCTTTGACGGCAAGATTGTCGCATGGACGATCGGCACGTCGCCGAATGCCAAACTGGTCAATACCATGCTGGTAAAAGCGAGAGAGGCCCTGGGCGATGACAAGCATCCTATCGTTCATTCAGACCGCGGTATACATTACCAATGGCCTGGATGGATCGCCTTGATGAAGAAATTCGGCTGGACAAGATCCATGTCGAAAAAAGGGTGCTCGCCGGATAATGCTGCTTGTGAAGGTGTCTTTGGAAGAGTAAAAAACGAAATGTTCTATAATAGAAGCTGGATAGGTGTATCCATTAAAGAATTCATAGCTTACCTAGACGATTATCTTCATTGGTATAATGAAGACCGAATTAAAATTACCTTGGGCGGCATGAGTCCAGTAGAATACAGAGAAAGCTTAGGGATAATGTAA
- a CDS encoding IS30 family transposase encodes MDQNHFTTDTLRKKGAHLTFEERVIIQTRLRDKQSYRSIAREIGCCVNTVRNEVKRGKVLCYNGKVERYRAADGQSTYEAHRENCGRKCDAIAKGAFLDYVQKRLQEHHWSLDACFGRALVTGEFQRGEMVCTKTLYNYVTLGLLGKIKSIDLPLRVKRKNARKRVRERKKKFGRSIDERDPSVDERQDFGHWECDLVLGSRSKDEVLLTLVERKTRCSLIRKLPNKESASVIAAFRKLKDGMFRGCFSRVFLSITTDNGSEFSSLSELEKLSHTRIYYAHPYCSGDKGTNENHNGLFRRFLPKGKKIQDYPVEHISRVECWANTLPRKILGYKTPEECFREEMLAALTA; translated from the coding sequence ATGGATCAAAATCATTTTACCACGGATACGTTACGCAAAAAAGGGGCTCATTTAACTTTTGAGGAACGAGTCATTATCCAAACGCGTCTCCGCGACAAGCAATCGTATCGGAGCATAGCCCGTGAGATTGGGTGCTGTGTCAATACGGTACGCAACGAGGTGAAGCGTGGCAAGGTTCTTTGCTATAACGGCAAGGTGGAACGCTATCGCGCAGCAGACGGGCAAAGCACCTATGAGGCGCATCGCGAAAACTGTGGTCGCAAATGCGACGCCATAGCAAAGGGAGCATTCCTCGACTATGTGCAGAAGAGACTTCAGGAACATCACTGGTCGCTCGATGCCTGCTTTGGCAGGGCACTGGTTACGGGAGAATTTCAACGTGGCGAGATGGTCTGTACGAAAACCCTGTACAACTATGTCACGCTGGGGCTCCTAGGAAAAATCAAGAGTATTGACCTGCCCTTGCGCGTCAAGCGAAAAAACGCCAGGAAGCGGGTTCGTGAGCGTAAGAAGAAGTTCGGACGCAGTATAGATGAGCGCGATCCTTCTGTGGATGAGCGTCAGGATTTCGGGCATTGGGAGTGTGACCTTGTACTGGGATCTCGCTCAAAGGACGAAGTACTGCTGACTCTGGTTGAGCGCAAGACACGCTGTTCCCTCATCAGAAAACTGCCCAACAAGGAAAGTGCCTCTGTAATAGCAGCCTTCAGAAAATTGAAGGATGGAATGTTCCGCGGCTGTTTCAGCCGAGTGTTCCTCAGCATTACGACAGACAATGGCAGTGAGTTTTCCAGCCTGTCGGAGCTAGAGAAACTAAGTCACACACGGATCTATTATGCGCATCCGTACTGCTCCGGCGACAAAGGTACGAATGAGAATCACAACGGCTTATTCCGTCGATTTCTTCCCAAAGGGAAGAAAATCCAGGATTACCCAGTGGAACACATTTCCAGAGTAGAGTGCTGGGCCAACACCCTGCCAAGAAAAATACTCGGCTATAAGACACCCGAGGAGTGCTTTAGGGAAGAAATGCTTGCAGCACTTACTGCATAA
- a CDS encoding IS110 family RNA-guided transposase: MICVGIDVSKRKSTVCFMAPGDKIIRRPFDVKHTKEELQPLVDEIRVQAKYDEIKVVMESTGVYHLSIAYFLQQNGIFVSVVNALKVANFNKAENFRHTKTDSIDSTNIARYGIAYWAKLPQFDLNGDKYFLLKRLCDAYLNFSEERSRILLQPQSQLEQTMPGIFDLFGGFDINSGKDKLLDFLERYCHIEDIIAKSEAEFVASYREWAEEKGYRSNESKAATIYAQAKNGIPSIPNNPIVRETIMWYVGLLRRADEALMASLTRMEDIAKDLPEYELVGEMGGVGRVTRVALIAQIEDVRRFKNKHSLICFAGLTPSIHESGKFRASQNHIVKKGPARLRKVLYQVMMSLVMHKIPKDDAVYRFIKKKEAEGKYKKVAKVAGMAKFLRIYYGRVMHLYRDLGLAA, from the coding sequence ATGATCTGTGTAGGTATTGATGTATCCAAGAGAAAAAGTACGGTGTGTTTCATGGCGCCTGGCGACAAGATCATCCGCAGGCCCTTTGATGTTAAGCACACAAAAGAGGAACTTCAGCCTCTGGTCGATGAAATTCGGGTACAAGCAAAGTATGACGAGATAAAAGTCGTCATGGAATCAACAGGCGTCTATCACCTGTCGATAGCCTATTTCTTGCAGCAGAATGGGATTTTTGTATCTGTCGTCAACGCTCTGAAGGTTGCTAATTTTAATAAGGCAGAGAACTTCAGACACACAAAGACAGACTCCATCGACTCCACGAATATTGCCAGATATGGAATCGCTTATTGGGCAAAGTTACCGCAATTCGATCTTAATGGAGATAAGTATTTCCTCTTAAAGAGACTCTGCGATGCTTATCTTAACTTTTCGGAGGAAAGAAGCCGCATCCTTCTCCAGCCGCAAAGTCAATTGGAGCAGACCATGCCAGGAATCTTCGATCTCTTCGGAGGATTCGACATAAACAGCGGTAAAGACAAACTGCTGGATTTCCTGGAAAGGTATTGCCACATTGAGGATATTATTGCTAAATCGGAAGCAGAATTTGTCGCATCTTATCGCGAATGGGCAGAAGAAAAAGGATACCGTTCCAATGAGAGTAAAGCAGCGACGATCTACGCTCAAGCAAAGAATGGTATCCCTTCCATCCCCAATAATCCAATTGTTAGAGAAACCATCATGTGGTATGTCGGATTACTGAGAAGAGCCGACGAGGCTCTTATGGCTAGTTTAACACGAATGGAAGATATAGCCAAGGATCTGCCGGAATATGAACTCGTCGGCGAGATGGGCGGAGTCGGAAGAGTTACCAGAGTAGCGCTTATTGCCCAGATCGAAGATGTGAGACGCTTTAAAAACAAGCATTCTCTGATCTGCTTTGCAGGCCTGACCCCATCAATACATGAATCAGGGAAATTCCGAGCCTCGCAGAATCACATAGTAAAGAAAGGTCCTGCGCGGCTGCGGAAAGTATTGTATCAAGTAATGATGTCGTTAGTTATGCATAAAATCCCCAAAGATGATGCAGTATATAGGTTCATAAAGAAGAAAGAGGCAGAAGGAAAGTATAAAAAAGTAGCAAAAGTAGCAGGAATGGCTAAGTTTTTACGAATATACTACGGCCGGGTGATGCATTTGTATCGCGACTTAGGCCTTGCTGCGTAA